A stretch of DNA from Asticcacaulis sp.:
CCTTATCCGTATATTCACCCGGCAGGCCAAGCTCGCTATTGACCTCGCCATGTTTCAAATCTTCCGGCAAAACCGGCGCAGAATGACCGGCGTCCTTCAGACGGGCGGCGAAGTCGCGGCTTTGCCCACAGGAATCATCCGGGCGTTTCAGCGCGCAAACCAGCATCATCGGCACCGCATCCGGCGCGATATGCTGTGCCGGCGACAGGCTGGCCCAATAGGCCGGGTCAGTGCCGAAAGCGTCGTCATAAAGCTGCGTGTGCTTACGGTTCATCACCGAGGCCACGTCATAGGCGGCGCTGTCCAGCACCACCGTGCCTGACCAGTTGTGACCGCCGGCGCTGCGCACGCGCGACGGATCCGCCGAAAGCAGCGCCACCAGATGCGCGCCGGCGGAATGGCCCATCAGGATCAGCTTGTTACCATCGCCGTCCCATTCGCTGGCGTGCCTCTGCACATAGGCGACCCCTGAGGCCACATCCTGCGCCTGCACATCGACCCTGGCTTCCGGCAACATGCGGTAATCGATACTGACGAAGATATATCCCTTCGGCAGCCAGTGTTTGACCTTGTTCTCCACCACCCCGGCCATGTTCTTGTCGCCGATGCGCCAGCCGCCACCATGCACCATGACGATGACCGGCGCGTGATCCGGATGCGGCGGCAGGTAAATTTCCATTGTCTGTTCGGGACTGGCGCCATAGCTGGCGCTGCGCTGCGTGGCGCCCGGCACCAGCTTTCCGGCATCCGGCGGCGGCGTGGCATCGGATTTTGTCTTGATGCGTTCGATCAGGCGCTGACGAAGAAATTGCGCTTCTGCGGGAAGCGCTAAAGCAGAGAAGACTGAGACACAGCCCAGAAGGGCCAGCAGTTGCATTCGGGCCATGATACCCCTCCGGTATGATCTGCCGGAGGCTAAATCCTGCCACATGACTGCACGATGAACAGAATGGCTCTGGCAGCGAAATCGTATGTCCGGTATCCGGTTTTGCTTATCCCGGCCTTTCAGACATGGTAAACATGTCCCCATGGACGGGAGGGGCGAATGGAGTTCATTACAGCTCACATAAACTATGTTTTGGTTGCCGGCGGCCTACTGGGCCTGTTCCTCGGCGGTGAAGCCCTGATCCGGGGCGCCGTCGCCCTGGCGGAAGCGCTTAAGATTCCTAAGCTCATTATCGGCCTGACCATTATCGGCTTCGGCACCTCCATGCCCGAACTGCTGGTCGCCCTGCAATCGGTACAGCAAGGCGCGCCGGATGTGGCCGTGGGCAATGTCGTCGGCTCGAACATCGCCAATATCCTGCTGATCTTAGGCGTCGGCGCCCTGCTGCGGCCGATCGCCACCACCGCCCGCAATGTCCGGCGCGAAGCCCTGATCATGCTCGTGGTCAGCGGCGCCCTGACCTGGCTGGCCGGGTCGGCGTCCTGTCACAACGCGACGGCCTGATCATGGCAGGCGCGCTGGTGGCCTATTTGCTGCTGGTCTATCTGCTGGAAGGCCGCAAGGGTGAGGAAGACATCGCGCCGAAAGTCAGCCTGTCACCTCTGGTGGCGCTTATCTGGATGATCGCCGGATTGGCGGCCCTGATCGCCGGCGCCGATGGCCTGGTGCGCGGCGCCACCGCCATAGCCCGTGATTTCGGCGTTTCCGATGCTGTTATCGGGTTGTCGCTGGTGGCGGTCGGCACCTCCCTGCCCGAACTGACCGTCACCATCCTCAGCTCGATCCGTCGCCAGAATGAAATGGCGCTGGGCAATGTGCTGGGCAGCAATATCTTCAATATACTGGGCATTCTCGGCATCACCGCCGCCGTCCATCCGCTTTCGATTGCGCCGCATTTTCTCCATGTCGACCTGCCACTGATGCTGGCCGCGGCCATCTGCCTGGCGGTGATCATCTTGCGGCGCCAGCCGATCGGACGCCTGGCCGGCCTGTTGTTCCTTCTGGCCTACGCCGGCTATATGGCCTGGCTGGTGAAGGGCCCCGCCCTGCTGGCTTTGCATTAAAAAGGCGGGCTGTACGGCCCGCCTTTCACTTTGCTTGACGCGCATCTTAATCCGAAAAGTGCAGCACACTTTACGGGATGCGCTTCCTTACTTCTTCTCAGCCAGAATATCATCCAGCAGAGCCGGTTTGCCCTCGATCCGTTGCAGGACCGGGTAACGCAGGCCGCCGTGATAATCGATCTTCACGGTCTTGTAGTTGTCGTCCGACTTCACGATCAGTTCGATCGGGCCGGTGCCGGTCTTGGCATCGGTGATGGCCTTCTTGAGCAGGTCCATGTCAAACGTCTTGCCATTGACCGCCACCAGGGTCATGCCTGGCGTCAGGCCGGCCTTGAAGGCGGGACTGTCCCACAGTTCGGACATGATGGAGTTGTCCTTGCTGCTGACCGAAAAGCCGATCGAATAGTTCAGGTTGGAATATTTACGCAAGGATTCCAGAGACTTGAAATAATCGGTCGGGGTTTCCTGATAGACCAGCTTGTAGCCGCCGCGGGTGATACCATCGGTCGGCGCCGCGCCGTCATTGTTCTGGCCGTAGCCATAGACGCGCGCTTTCAGGAAGCTGTCCCAGTCGTAAGCGTAGACGCCATTCAAGGTTTTTACCACGTCATCGAAGGTATAGGTCGTCTCACCCCAGTCGCCATTCTTGATGCCGAAGAAAGCCTTGGCGAAATCGTCGAGCGATTTTTTGCCTCCGGTCTTCTCGCGGATCAGGGTATCGGCATCGAGCCAGATCATCAGACCTTCATTGTAATAGTCTTCCGAGCGCTGCATCGAGGTCCAGTTCTGCGGGCTGCGCGACGAGATGATCGGATCATTGGTGGTGTCGATCAGCGGACGCCACTTACGGCCCGGCAGGTTGTCATAGGAGGCGAAGATCATCGCCAGGGCGCCCAGATCCTGATCCTTGCTGAGCAGGCCCGAACGCCCGGCGAGCATATAGCCCCAGTACTGCGTCTGGCCTTCATAGACCCAGAGCAGCGAGTCGCGCATCGGCACCTGGAAATTCGGCGTCCAGAGATCGGCGCCGCGGCGGAACTTGCCGTTCCACGAATGGGTATATTCATGCGCCAGCAGGTCGCGGCCCACGAAGGCCGTCTTCCAGTCGGTCAGATATTTTTCCGACACACTGTTCTCGGAGGAGCGGTGATGTTCCAGCCCGATGCCGCCCAGCGTATCCGTAGCCGCCACCAGGAAATCGTAATGATTATAATGATGTGCGCCATAAAGCTTATAGGCTTGTTCAATCAGCTTCCTGTGGATGGCGATGACATCATCCGGCGCATTGAGCATATCCGGCGCATCGGCCATGATGTTCAGGCGCACCGGCGTATCACTGCCCTTCGGCGTCAGATCCCAGGTCTTGAAATAACGCCCGGCATAGACCGGCGAATCGATCAGGGTGTAATAGTCGGTCGTCTTGAAGACGATGGTGTCGCCGGACTTGCTGTCGGTTTCCAGCCCGGTGGCGTAGCCGAAGCCGGCCGGCACTTTGAGCGTGGCCTGCACCGGGATCTGTTTGGCATAGTAGCCCGCCGGATACATGGAAGCGAAGTTCCATTGCAGATCGACCATGTCGGCTGTCATGGTGATGCGGCCGGCGCTGGAGGTCACGGGCGCCAGGTATTTGAACGCCACCTCTACCGTCTTGACGCCTTCCGGCACGGTGATGTGGAAGGCGTTCATATCGATCGGGTCGCGCAGCCAGTTGATGCGCTGACCATTTGCGGTGACGATGATATCGGCTACACGGCTCAGTTCGGTGCCCGGCGAATGGTGGCCCGGCAGCCATTTTGGCAGCATCAGCACCATGTCACCGCTTTTGACGACCGGCACGGTTTCATTGACCTGAAAAATCCGGTGATCAAGGTCGGTGGCGTCCACCGTAACCTGCAAGGTGCCGGGATAGGGGATATTCTGCGGCTGCTCGACCGGCACCGCGGGCGGCGCCATATTCACTCCTGTGTCTTGGGAAAACGCGGCCGGAGCCAGGACCGCAGACATCAGCGCCAGTGCGCTGACCAAACTCAAACCGTATTTTTTCATGAAACCCTGACTGACGCTGGAACACCCCGGAGGGTGACTAACCAAGCGCAACTTGTTTCTTTTGTAAAGGTGTCAGGCGCAACATTACTTACGTGTAATGTTAGGCCAAGCATCGCCCCCCTTCATTAACCGTAGTCAAGATTACGGTCAGCTTGACAATGGATCAACACCAATTTGATATGTCTGGTGGCAGGTCACGCCCCAAAGCTAAGGTCATATGCCAAGGTAATTTAGAGGAAGAAGGAACGGCCGATGAAATTCCTGACTGCAATGCCTCTGATTGCCGCCTTACCATTGATCCCTAGCTTGGCGATGACCTCGGACCTATGTATGGCCGGCAGGAAAAAGGCGCTGATGGAAGCCCAATTCTCCGGACCAATAGTCTGTTCTGGAAAGGATGCCACGTTCATTCTTGCAGGACGGACATCGGGGAATGAGTTGTCGATTTACGATTACCGTTATCGATATCACCCTTTGAATGGAAGCGTTGATCACGGAGGACAAAGGATAGTCATTTTTCACGGCGAGAAATACGTCGGGCAATATGCTTTAACTGTCCCATCCTACGTCTCGATTTCCGTGGATGGATCATCGGTAAAGATTAAATCCCGCGACACCTCGAATCCAGCTTCCTTGGATTTTTCGAAAGGACCGCCCAGGAAGATATTCGTGAACGGAGAAGTCGTTGAATTATTTCGCTGATCGGTCGTAAACCAATTTGCTGTTATTCTGGCAGCGGAATAAACTCCACCTCGTCACCCGGCACCTTCGGGAAGGCGATGCCGTCCTGTGCCTGCCAGTCCACCTTGGCCTGTTCGATCCGTTCCGGGCGTGACGACACGAAATTCCAGTAGATATGACGCTCGGTCAGGGGCTCGCCGCCGATCATGACGAAATGCGCGTCATCAAGCGCCGTGATCTGTGCCGCCGCGCCCGGCGTCAGAACCGCCATTTCATAAGGCTCCAGCCGCTGGCCGTCGATCTCGATAGCCCCATTGCAGGCATAGACAGCGCGCTCCTCGGCGGTCAGCGGCGCTTCCACGCTCTTGCCCGCCTTAAGCCGGAACTCGGCATAGAGGGTTTTGGCATAGGTCTTCACCGGCGAGGTCAGGCCGAACGCCTCACCCATCATAACCCGCACGGACAAACCGTCTTCAGTAATGCCGGGAATTTCATCGGCGTCATAGTGGTAGAAGGCCGGGTCGATTTCTTCGTCGGCTTCCGGCAAGGCCAGCCACAGTTGCAGTCCGTCGAGGTGGCGGGCCTTGGACTGCGCCTCTTGTTCCTCCCGCTCGGAATGGGTAATCCCCTTCCCCGCCACCATCAGGTTGATATCGCCTGGCTTGATCACCGAACGCGTGCCCAGCGAATCGCGGTGCAGGATATTGCCGGCGAACAGATAGGTGACCGTGGCCAGGTTGATATGCGGATGCGGCCGCACATTGATGCCAATGCCCGGCGCGAAATCCGCCGGTCCCATATGATCGAAGAAAATCCACGGCCCCACCATACGGTGTTTGGCGAAGGGCAGCACACGCCGCACCTTGAAGCCCCCCAGATCCTTTTCCCGCGCCGGGATGATCAGGCTGACCGTATCTGGAAGGGTTTCGCTCATGTCTTGTCTCCTGTCAGGCCCAGAATGACCTCATACCGGCCCACCGCCTCGCTCCAGGCGAATTCGGCCCAGAACCGCTTCTGCGCGGCACTGCCCAGACGGCGCTGTAAGGCCGCATCATCTAGCAGATGTCGCAGGGCATTGGTCAAGCTGTCAATGTCCTCCCCGTCGACAATCAGGCCGGTTTCTCCGTCCAGGACCACATCGGCAACGCCGCCCGCTTTCCCGGCCACAACCGGCACACCGCAGGCTGCCACCTCCAGGAAGGCCGGAACGAACGCATCGACGCCCGAAGCATCCGGCCGGTTCGGCAGCACGAACACCCGCGCCTGCCGGATCAGTTCCGCCCTGGCCGTATCCGATACGTAGCCATGGAAATTCACCTGCCCGGAAACCCCCAGCGCCGCCGCCAGCTCGGTGAGACGCTGACTGTCCTCGCCCTGGCCCACCACATCTAGCGTCAGCCTGGGATACTGCGGTTTCAGCGCCGCCAAGGCGCCGACTACCTGATCGATGCCTTTTCGCGGCTCAAGACGCGCGATACAAAGCAAACGGTCACCGGATACATGCGGCCTTAGCCCCAAATGCGCGCCTTGCGGCGGGGTGACGCCCGGCAGGACAATATCCACCGGCGTTTGCCCGGCCATGGAGCGCGCCAGTCCTGCTGTAAACTCTGAATTGGCAACAACCACATCGGCCCTCGCCAATACCGACCGGATACGCCCGGTTTGCGCCTTATCGGTATATTCGTTGCCATGCGCCAGACAAACGACGCGGACACCTTTCAAGGCTTTGCGGGGCAGGCTCTCCAGGCTTTTCCAGCTATCGGCCACCACTGTGGTGACGCCGCCACGGGCAATCCGGCGCCGGATCGCGCCGGCCATTTGCATTCGCCGCCAGAACCGCGGGCCGCCGAAGCGATGGATGGCATAGCGCCGTGAGGCATCGAACGCCTTCACCGCCGCCAGCCGGCTCTCGCGGCAGTAGACCGCCGCCGGATGCCCGCGCAGGGTCAGGGCATGAACCAGCCCTGTCATCAGGGCGGGCGCGACACCGGCTTCCGGCAGGAAGGTCTGGGCAACGAACAGGATCATCTGCGCCGCCTCTTCCGGCTGTGTGTTTTTTTGGCTTTAACCGGCGCCGCAACGGGTGCTTCCACCTTTGCAGTCGAGGGCACCAGTTCGATCGTCGTCGCCAGCGGCACCTCCAGATGCGCTACCTCATCGCGCGCCACGGCCTTGATCGTGTAGATGCCGGGCTTATCCTGCGGATTGAACGACATCAGCACCACCTTGGTGCGGTTATCGAAAACGCGCTTACCATCTCCTACCGGACCGCGCACGGCCGCCAGGTGGTTGTAATCACTGGCCGCATAGATTTGACCGTCAGGGGTCAGAACCTTCAGATCGTAGGTCACCTCGCCCGTGCCGCTGCTGTCGGCGCTGAGGCCGGTAAAAACCAGCTTGATCACCAGTTGCGCGCCCGGTTCGGCGCGGGCCACGCGGCTGATCTGGCGCGCGCCACCATCCGCCTTGTCGAATTCGGCCAGTTGCGATTGTGGGATGATGATTACCATCGCAGAAAAGCCGCCATTGTGATCGGGGAAACCCGTTTTCGGATCGTATTCCACCGCGCCCGGCTTTTCCGGCATCAGGGTTACGCCGCTAAAGGACGGTCCCGCCATAAGACTTAACGTCGTGGCCAGCGCGGCCATTTTCCATGCCTTCTGCATTTTATCCCCCAGGGATCGCCCAGGGCGGTCCGCGTTTGTCACTATCCATTTTGCGTCACACTATCGTCATTAACCAAAAAAGCCCCTGTTTCCAAAGGGAAACAGGGGCAAAGGTGAATTTTTAGGGAGTTGAGACGCTTGTCAGGCGAATCCGGGTTAGCTCGCCGTATCCGGCACGGCACCCAGTTCGCCGCTTTCACGCGCCTTGCGGCCGTAAACCCATTCAAATACCGGCGAGGCCATAACCGTTGTGATGATGGCCATCATGACCAGCATGGCGAACAGAGGCAGGCCGATAATGCCTTTCTGCAGGCCGATATTGATGATGATCAGTTCCATCAGGCCGCGCGAATTCATCAGCGCCCCGATGCCCAGCGCCGTGCGGTTGTCCTCGCCGCTCAGACGCGCCGCGCCCCAGCAGGCCACGAACTTGGCCAGCACTGACGCCAGCAGGACGGCGCCAGCCACCAGCAGCATGGGCACAGAACTGACCATGTCCATGCGGGTATTCAGGCCCGAATAGGTAAAGAACATTGGCAGAAGCACGATCACCGCGAACGGCTCGACCTTCTTCTTCAGTTCCTCGCACAGCTTGCCGCGCGGAATGGCGGTGCCCAGAATGAAGCCGCCGAAGATGGCATGGATGCCGACAGCGTCCATCACGAAGGCTGCCAGGAAGAAGCAGATCATGACAATGGCGAGAACGGAATGGCTTAGTTCCCCCTGGGCTTCAACCATGCGCCCCAGCGGCGCCAGTAACCTGCGGCCAATGAAGATCACAAACAGGGCAAAGGCGAGACCACCGGCAATCGCCACGACCGCCACGCCCGGCCCGGCGCCGAAGGTCGCCAGCACGATAGCCAGCACACACCACGACACGGCGTCATCGAAGGCGCCGGCCGTCAAGGATAAAGTGCCCAGGGCCGAATTGCTGAGGCCACGCTCATTGATGATGCGGGCCAACATCGGGAAGGCCGTAAGCGCGATGCAGGCGCCCATGAACAGGGTGGCATTGAACCGCGAAATGCCCTCTGCGAACAGACCCGGCACGGTCATCAGCCATGGTGTCATCAGGATCGCCAGCAGGAAGGGCGCGGTGATGCCCGCCAGAGAGACGAACATGGCGCTCTTGCCCTTTTGGGCGAAGTGATCGGCGCGGAAGGTGGTGCCGACCATGAACATGTAAAGCCCGACACCGAACTGCGCGCCGGTATAGAGGACGTTCTTCATTTCCTTCGGAAAGACGGCGCCCTGGATTTCCGGCAGAAACAGACCGAACAGGGATGGCCCCAGGATAACGCCGGCGATCATTTCGCCGACCACCTGGGGCTGGCCGAGAAACTTCTGGCCCAGCCAGCCAACCACGCGGCAGGTCACGATAATGACAGCCAGTTGGAGGAAGAAGTGCGTGGAAAAATCACCTGGCGCATAGGCTCTCGTGACGCCATCCGCGCCCACGGCGCCATGCGGCGACAGGATATTGGTTATTTCATGGATGGCGCTTTGCAGCAGGTCCGCTGGCACCAGATCGAGCATATTCACTTGGTTTCCCCGGTTGTTTGTTATGACGAGATTATGGTTTGGGCCTCGCCGGCTGCCTTAAGGGGTCGCAGATTTTGAAATTGGTCAATTGAAAAGAATATTTTTAAGTCATTTGTTTTATTGAAAAAATTACCGTTGCTATTTCACAACACTGTAGCAACATATCTACATTTACACTGTTTTTCTTGTAGCAATGTGGATTCTCTTTGCAGATGAAAGCCGCCTGTCCTATCGTGGCAGGAAGAGTGTTCGGGGAAACATAATGACCACTATCAGCAGCCGCGATTTCAATCAGGATGTCGGCAAGGCCAAGCGGCTCGCCCGCCAGGGACCGGTCTTTATCACCGATCGCGGCCGCCCCTCACACGTGCTGATGAGTTTCGAGGCCTTCCGCCAGATCAGCGGCCAGACGGAAAGCATCATCGATCTTCTGGCCATGCTGCCAGCAGAAACAGCCGATCTGGAACCGACCGGTTCAACGGTCGCCTGGGACCGCACAGCCGGGCTGGAAGACTGATCCATGTACCTGCTCGATACGCCCGTCATCACTGAACTGCGCAAGGCCCGAACCGGTGGCTGTGATTCCGGCGTCGCAACCTGGGCCGCCGGTATCGCTCGTCAGAATCTCTATATGTCGGCCTTAACCCTGCTCGAACTGGAAAACAGTGTTGGGAAAGCCGAGCGACGTGACAAGCTACAGGCTGCCCCCCTGCGCGCCTGGCTGGATGAGCAAGTGATGAGCGCTTTTGACGGCCGTATCCTGCCCATAGATGCCGGTGTGGTAAAAAAGCGCGCCGCCATGGGCTATGTCGAATCCAAAAGTGAACGCGATGCCCTGATGGCCGCCACGGCACAGGCGCATAGCCTCGTCCTGGTCACACGCAACACTGCTCACTTCAAAGCCGCGCGCGTCAAGTTGTTCAATCCCTGGGGCTACACGCCCGACATCGATGATGTGGAAGACGCCGACTGGCAGCAGGTGGCGCGCAGTGGCTCGCAATGGCTGAAAAGCCTGTTTTTGAGATAGGGCTGGTTTAGACGGTGCGTAAGGCGGGTCACAGTCTGCGTCTGGAACTGAGCGGCACCGATGGTTCGCTGTTCGAGACCCAGCACCCGCACGGCACCGAAGCCGACCAGTTCACCATCGGCGACGCCCTGAAACTGCGGCCGGAACGGGGTTACGCCTACGCCTGCCCCGTAAAGCGTTTTTAAGGGCCGGACATGTTCCGGCCTTTAATCCGTGTTCGGCCTAAATGATCCACGCAAAGCCTTTAACTGCCTGCCATCAGCTCAATCGGCGCTTTCAAAATTTAGAAAAGCTCTTTGTTTCAAAGGCTTTTTCGTCAATCTCCGTCATAAATCTGTCATAAAAACAAATCGACTCTTGCCGTCGCACCTGCCAAAGAAGCGCCACTGAAAACCCGGCAGAGACAGACTCCGTGACCTCCACGCCTCATACCGCAAAAGCCGCCGGCCTTCCCGCCAGCCTGCTGTTCCTTATCCCGATCATCGTGGGCCTGCTCTATGTCGGCTGGAGCGTGCATCATGACGCCCTGTCGATCGGTGAACCGATCACTTTGGGCGCCTTCCTGTTCCTCGGCCTGGCCCTGCTGATCGCTTTCGGCTTTGAGTTCGTCAATGGTTTCCACGATACCGCCAATGCGGTCGCCACCGTCATCTACACCCATTCGATGAAGCCGCTGACCGCCGTTATCTGGTCGGGCGTATTCAACTTTCTCGGCGTCCTGGCCTCCACCGGCGCCGTGGCCTACGGCATCGTCATGCTGCTGCCGGTCGAACTGATCCTCCAGGTCGGCACCGGCGCCGGTTATGCCATGATCTTCGCCCTGCTGATCTCGGCCATCATCTGGAACC
This window harbors:
- a CDS encoding glycosyltransferase family 4 protein; translation: MILFVAQTFLPEAGVAPALMTGLVHALTLRGHPAAVYCRESRLAAVKAFDASRRYAIHRFGGPRFWRRMQMAGAIRRRIARGGVTTVVADSWKSLESLPRKALKGVRVVCLAHGNEYTDKAQTGRIRSVLARADVVVANSEFTAGLARSMAGQTPVDIVLPGVTPPQGAHLGLRPHVSGDRLLCIARLEPRKGIDQVVGALAALKPQYPRLTLDVVGQGEDSQRLTELAAALGVSGQVNFHGYVSDTARAELIRQARVFVLPNRPDASGVDAFVPAFLEVAACGVPVVAGKAGGVADVVLDGETGLIVDGEDIDSLTNALRHLLDDAALQRRLGSAAQKRFWAEFAWSEAVGRYEVILGLTGDKT
- a CDS encoding type II toxin-antitoxin system Phd/YefM family antitoxin — protein: MTTISSRDFNQDVGKAKRLARQGPVFITDRGRPSHVLMSFEAFRQISGQTESIIDLLAMLPAETADLEPTGSTVAWDRTAGLED
- a CDS encoding cation:proton antiporter — translated: MLDLVPADLLQSAIHEITNILSPHGAVGADGVTRAYAPGDFSTHFFLQLAVIIVTCRVVGWLGQKFLGQPQVVGEMIAGVILGPSLFGLFLPEIQGAVFPKEMKNVLYTGAQFGVGLYMFMVGTTFRADHFAQKGKSAMFVSLAGITAPFLLAILMTPWLMTVPGLFAEGISRFNATLFMGACIALTAFPMLARIINERGLSNSALGTLSLTAGAFDDAVSWCVLAIVLATFGAGPGVAVVAIAGGLAFALFVIFIGRRLLAPLGRMVEAQGELSHSVLAIVMICFFLAAFVMDAVGIHAIFGGFILGTAIPRGKLCEELKKKVEPFAVIVLLPMFFTYSGLNTRMDMVSSVPMLLVAGAVLLASVLAKFVACWGAARLSGEDNRTALGIGALMNSRGLMELIIINIGLQKGIIGLPLFAMLVMMAIITTVMASPVFEWVYGRKARESGELGAVPDTAS
- a CDS encoding type II toxin-antitoxin system VapC family toxin; this translates as MYLLDTPVITELRKARTGGCDSGVATWAAGIARQNLYMSALTLLELENSVGKAERRDKLQAAPLRAWLDEQVMSAFDGRILPIDAGVVKKRAAMGYVESKSERDALMAATAQAHSLVLVTRNTAHFKAARVKLFNPWGYTPDIDDVEDADWQQVARSGSQWLKSLFLR
- a CDS encoding peptidase M61, with product MKKYGLSLVSALALMSAVLAPAAFSQDTGVNMAPPAVPVEQPQNIPYPGTLQVTVDATDLDHRIFQVNETVPVVKSGDMVLMLPKWLPGHHSPGTELSRVADIIVTANGQRINWLRDPIDMNAFHITVPEGVKTVEVAFKYLAPVTSSAGRITMTADMVDLQWNFASMYPAGYYAKQIPVQATLKVPAGFGYATGLETDSKSGDTIVFKTTDYYTLIDSPVYAGRYFKTWDLTPKGSDTPVRLNIMADAPDMLNAPDDVIAIHRKLIEQAYKLYGAHHYNHYDFLVAATDTLGGIGLEHHRSSENSVSEKYLTDWKTAFVGRDLLAHEYTHSWNGKFRRGADLWTPNFQVPMRDSLLWVYEGQTQYWGYMLAGRSGLLSKDQDLGALAMIFASYDNLPGRKWRPLIDTTNDPIISSRSPQNWTSMQRSEDYYNEGLMIWLDADTLIREKTGGKKSLDDFAKAFFGIKNGDWGETTYTFDDVVKTLNGVYAYDWDSFLKARVYGYGQNNDGAAPTDGITRGGYKLVYQETPTDYFKSLESLRKYSNLNYSIGFSVSSKDNSIMSELWDSPAFKAGLTPGMTLVAVNGKTFDMDLLKKAITDAKTGTGPIELIVKSDDNYKTVKIDYHGGLRYPVLQRIEGKPALLDDILAEKK
- a CDS encoding pirin family protein yields the protein MSETLPDTVSLIIPAREKDLGGFKVRRVLPFAKHRMVGPWIFFDHMGPADFAPGIGINVRPHPHINLATVTYLFAGNILHRDSLGTRSVIKPGDINLMVAGKGITHSEREEQEAQSKARHLDGLQLWLALPEADEEIDPAFYHYDADEIPGITEDGLSVRVMMGEAFGLTSPVKTYAKTLYAEFRLKAGKSVEAPLTAEERAVYACNGAIEIDGQRLEPYEMAVLTPGAAAQITALDDAHFVMIGGEPLTERHIYWNFVSSRPERIEQAKVDWQAQDGIAFPKVPGDEVEFIPLPE
- a CDS encoding alpha/beta hydrolase, translated to MARMQLLALLGCVSVFSALALPAEAQFLRQRLIERIKTKSDATPPPDAGKLVPGATQRSASYGASPEQTMEIYLPPHPDHAPVIVMVHGGGWRIGDKNMAGVVENKVKHWLPKGYIFVSIDYRMLPEARVDVQAQDVASGVAYVQRHASEWDGDGNKLILMGHSAGAHLVALLSADPSRVRSAGGHNWSGTVVLDSAAYDVASVMNRKHTQLYDDAFGTDPAYWASLSPAQHIAPDAVPMMLVCALKRPDDSCGQSRDFAARLKDAGHSAPVLPEDLKHGEVNSELGLPGEYTDKVDGFTSAHLGR